One Synechococcus sp. JA-2-3B'a(2-13) genomic window carries:
- a CDS encoding STAS domain-containing protein encodes MRSSLETMDFKLRIRTAETPQGQKLAIVPLEGRFDAKAASEVRQLLQQVLDFGYTNMLIDMSSVTFMDSSGLGVLISALRKCRAAGGNLSLCCVPENVALVLNLTSMEKVLTCFSDLETGIANFSSAPTAR; translated from the coding sequence ATGAGGTCTTCACTGGAAACGATGGATTTCAAGCTGCGCATCCGTACTGCTGAGACTCCGCAAGGGCAAAAACTGGCAATTGTGCCCCTGGAAGGTCGTTTTGACGCCAAGGCCGCCTCAGAAGTTCGGCAATTGCTCCAGCAGGTTTTAGATTTCGGTTACACCAATATGTTGATCGATATGTCGTCGGTCACTTTTATGGACAGCTCTGGGCTGGGGGTGTTGATCTCTGCTTTGCGCAAGTGCCGTGCTGCTGGGGGCAACCTCAGCCTCTGTTGCGTGCCGGAAAATGTGGCCCTCGTCCTCAACCTCACCTCTATGGAAAAGGTATTGACCTGCTTTAGCGACCTGGAGACCGGCATTGCCAACTTTTCCAGCGCTCCCACTGCTCGTTAG
- a CDS encoding class I SAM-dependent methyltransferase codes for MPQTGLDTFQLLYQHHRGPSFCERMLATAPGRFNEAFWQFWQMHIEPCLPPAPRLLDLGTGPGFALGQWAQRYPGGHFIGVDVMPYMLERAAADLKGIPGIQLLQADLHDPHLPLAANSIDAAQAVVVLHEMVQPLRLLQEVLRLLKPGGRFLLVDWVRAPLSLYFDADTEAQLFQSDTPLETLLDQFTHFYEHNRFSAEDLAWLLERVGFAVVAQQLYNQNRFVRLAAEKPIS; via the coding sequence ATGCCCCAGACCGGCCTCGATACCTTTCAGCTTCTCTACCAGCACCACCGTGGCCCCAGCTTCTGCGAGCGCATGCTGGCAACAGCTCCTGGGCGCTTTAACGAGGCGTTTTGGCAGTTCTGGCAGATGCACATCGAGCCCTGTCTGCCTCCTGCACCGCGCTTGTTGGATCTGGGAACCGGGCCGGGGTTTGCTCTGGGTCAGTGGGCGCAACGCTATCCCGGAGGACACTTCATCGGGGTGGATGTGATGCCCTACATGTTGGAGCGAGCGGCGGCAGATTTGAAGGGGATCCCTGGAATCCAGCTGCTGCAGGCCGACCTGCACGACCCTCACTTGCCGCTTGCGGCCAACAGCATCGATGCAGCTCAGGCAGTGGTGGTGTTGCACGAGATGGTGCAGCCCTTGCGCTTGTTGCAGGAGGTGTTGCGTCTGCTCAAGCCGGGGGGGCGATTTTTGCTGGTGGATTGGGTGCGCGCCCCGCTCAGCCTCTACTTCGATGCCGATACAGAGGCCCAACTCTTCCAGTCGGACACGCCTTTGGAAACGCTGCTGGATCAGTTTACCCACTTCTACGAGCACAATCGCTTCAGCGCCGAAGACCTGGCGTGGTTGTTGGAGAGGGTGGGTTTTGCGGTGGTGGCTCAGCAGCTCTACAACCAAAATCGCTTTGTGCGACTTGCAGCCGAAAAGCCTATCTCCTGA
- a CDS encoding NAD-binding protein: MQENSRDPGVSILVCGYNDLVELTLQALEAFGHRAVVVAPDLPPHLEEQWQYLQADPRQPGVLQRAGIERVKVALLLEDDDQANFELALLIRDLNPQVRVVSRLFNHSLARYLDSALPQHFSLSVAALAAPAFALKAVSDEFVGYFELPQLEAQPATLPPELADPAYFVSDRETTLWNVVELTIGYNSRLLHMPLSELEETFGARVLFHYPVDGLSDFSKQRVFDDFDHEAELLEGDRVLVICDPRAYLQLLERNGRRGSSRAQRWASGQMQDKRQQRQGRSLGRGSLGSWLRRGVQGLLQVKPIVRTLTFTLGAMLVLGVINFRMIGKPLIDGLLLTIVVLTGGYGDIEAFQQPETPLGVKVLAVMMTLVGAALVGLIYGLVTDKLVSSRFGLGRAARMPKEDHVVIAGLGRLSYLVLQLLRQMGYEVVVVDPNSENPLLEAAEREGAVVVRGDYALASTLQQARIQGSRCLICTTPDDLTNLETALTAHSLQPGIRTILRVTDPELAARMQRHMQTLGISYSATGLGARAFATAALVGSVYGTLAWQGETLLVTLLEVSADCHYLGLSLRQLAQDYDLVILLHRSRPGKPCVFPKIWQKEGKTLLKEGDQLYVMGTVGSLIRLTQGRPLPPELYQVRLLEYRNPYFEDEILSALSFYARLPKTALKPLLGCLPAVVSPPLPRDKAIKLARQLRKMSTEVQVFAQAQPAHWIPAAMNENSESNLN; this comes from the coding sequence GTGCAAGAGAATAGCAGGGATCCAGGTGTCTCTATCCTGGTCTGCGGCTACAACGATTTGGTGGAGCTCACTCTCCAAGCCCTAGAAGCTTTTGGACATCGCGCTGTAGTAGTTGCTCCCGATCTGCCCCCTCATTTGGAAGAGCAGTGGCAATACCTACAGGCGGATCCCCGCCAGCCGGGGGTGTTGCAGCGGGCTGGGATCGAGCGGGTCAAGGTGGCGCTGCTGCTGGAGGACGATGACCAAGCCAACTTTGAGCTGGCTTTGCTGATTCGAGATCTCAATCCACAGGTGCGTGTCGTCTCCCGTCTGTTCAACCACAGCCTTGCCCGCTATCTCGACTCGGCTTTGCCGCAGCATTTTTCCCTATCGGTGGCGGCTTTGGCTGCCCCGGCTTTTGCCCTTAAGGCCGTTTCCGACGAATTTGTTGGCTACTTTGAGCTGCCCCAGCTGGAAGCCCAGCCGGCCACGCTTCCGCCAGAGCTGGCAGATCCGGCTTACTTTGTCTCAGACCGAGAGACCACCCTCTGGAACGTGGTAGAGCTGACCATCGGATACAACTCCCGCCTGCTGCATATGCCCCTCTCGGAGCTGGAGGAAACTTTTGGGGCGCGGGTGCTGTTTCATTACCCGGTGGATGGGCTTTCTGACTTTTCCAAACAGCGAGTTTTCGACGACTTTGACCACGAGGCAGAGCTGCTGGAGGGGGATCGCGTTTTGGTCATTTGCGATCCCAGAGCCTACCTGCAACTGTTGGAACGCAACGGGCGACGGGGCTCCTCACGGGCACAGCGCTGGGCCAGCGGCCAGATGCAGGACAAGCGACAACAACGGCAAGGCAGGTCGTTGGGGCGGGGATCCCTTGGGTCTTGGCTGCGCAGAGGAGTGCAGGGACTCCTACAGGTCAAGCCCATCGTGCGCACCCTCACCTTCACCTTGGGGGCCATGCTGGTGCTGGGGGTGATCAACTTCAGGATGATCGGCAAACCCCTCATCGATGGGCTTTTGCTGACGATCGTGGTGCTGACAGGGGGCTACGGGGATATTGAGGCTTTTCAACAGCCGGAAACACCGCTGGGGGTGAAGGTGCTGGCGGTGATGATGACCTTGGTGGGGGCTGCCCTGGTGGGGTTGATTTACGGCTTGGTGACCGACAAATTGGTGAGCAGTCGCTTTGGCTTGGGTCGGGCTGCCCGTATGCCCAAAGAGGATCATGTGGTGATCGCAGGGTTGGGGCGGCTGAGCTATTTGGTGCTGCAGTTGTTGCGGCAGATGGGCTACGAGGTGGTGGTGGTGGATCCCAATAGCGAGAACCCTCTCTTGGAGGCAGCGGAACGGGAGGGAGCGGTGGTGGTTCGTGGGGATTATGCCCTGGCAAGCACGCTGCAGCAGGCTCGCATTCAAGGCAGCCGCTGCCTGATCTGCACCACCCCTGACGATCTCACCAACCTGGAGACGGCCCTGACGGCCCACAGCCTGCAGCCGGGGATCCGCACCATTTTGCGGGTTACCGATCCCGAATTGGCGGCTCGCATGCAGCGCCACATGCAGACCCTGGGGATCAGCTACAGCGCTACCGGGCTGGGGGCACGGGCTTTTGCCACCGCAGCACTGGTGGGATCCGTCTACGGCACCCTGGCTTGGCAGGGGGAAACTCTGCTGGTGACGCTGCTGGAGGTCTCGGCCGATTGCCACTACCTGGGGCTATCCTTGCGCCAACTGGCCCAGGACTATGACCTGGTGATCTTGCTGCATCGCTCCCGACCGGGGAAACCCTGTGTTTTTCCCAAGATCTGGCAAAAAGAGGGCAAGACCCTGTTGAAAGAAGGCGATCAACTCTATGTGATGGGAACGGTGGGATCCCTGATTCGCTTAACCCAAGGACGGCCTCTTCCCCCAGAGCTGTATCAGGTGCGCCTCCTAGAGTATCGCAACCCCTATTTTGAAGATGAGATCCTCTCGGCTTTATCGTTCTACGCACGCCTGCCCAAGACGGCCCTGAAACCCCTATTGGGCTGTCTGCCGGCGGTGGTGAGCCCGCCCCTTCCCCGTGACAAGGCGATCAAGTTGGCCCGCCAACTGCGCAAAATGAGCACTGAAGTGCAGGTGTTTGCCCAGGCGCAGCCTGCCCATTGGATCCCTGCAGCCATGAACGAAAACAGCGAGAGTAATCTGAATTGA
- a CDS encoding Fe(3+) ABC transporter substrate-binding protein — MGMRLSRRQFVSGATLGSAALAAGSLLRPAHGANREVNLYTSRHYSTDEKLYELFQQKTGITVNWVQGKADEIIERIRSEGSNSPADIFMTVDVARLWRAQNEGWFQPIQSETLSKNIPESLRDPEGYWFGLTKRARVIMYNKDKVDPKELSTYEDLANPKWRGKVLTRSSSNVYSQSLTASIILAHGIPETEQWARGLVANFARPPEGGDIDQIKAVAAGVGDVALANTYYLPRLIKSDNPEERAVAEKIGVFFPNQQDRGTHVNISGAGILKTAPNKEAAIQFLEFLSGPEAQAIFAQSNNEYPVLPGAEIDSLVASFGTFKEDTINAASIGRVTPDALKVMDRAGWK, encoded by the coding sequence TTGGGTATGCGCTTATCGCGACGGCAATTTGTCAGTGGAGCCACGCTGGGTTCTGCGGCTCTGGCAGCAGGGTCTCTTCTGCGTCCGGCCCATGGCGCCAATCGGGAAGTGAACCTCTACACCTCGCGACACTACAGCACAGACGAGAAATTGTACGAACTTTTCCAGCAGAAAACGGGCATTACCGTGAATTGGGTGCAGGGCAAAGCCGATGAGATCATCGAGCGCATCCGCAGCGAGGGATCCAACAGCCCCGCCGACATCTTCATGACGGTGGATGTTGCCCGGTTGTGGCGGGCTCAGAACGAGGGCTGGTTTCAACCCATCCAGTCGGAGACGCTCTCCAAAAATATTCCCGAGTCTCTGCGGGATCCAGAGGGGTACTGGTTTGGCCTCACCAAGCGGGCGCGGGTGATCATGTACAACAAAGACAAGGTGGATCCCAAGGAGTTGTCCACCTATGAGGACTTGGCAAACCCCAAATGGCGGGGCAAGGTGCTCACCCGCTCCTCCAGCAACGTTTACAGCCAATCCTTGACGGCTTCGATCATCTTGGCCCACGGGATCCCGGAAACGGAGCAATGGGCCCGAGGCTTGGTGGCCAACTTTGCCCGTCCGCCGGAAGGGGGAGACATAGATCAGATCAAGGCCGTGGCCGCCGGGGTGGGAGACGTGGCTTTGGCCAACACCTACTATTTGCCGCGTTTGATCAAATCCGACAATCCAGAAGAGCGCGCCGTAGCCGAGAAAATCGGCGTCTTCTTCCCCAACCAGCAGGATCGTGGCACCCACGTCAACATCAGCGGGGCCGGCATTCTGAAAACAGCTCCCAACAAAGAAGCGGCCATCCAATTTTTGGAGTTTCTCTCCGGGCCAGAGGCGCAGGCCATTTTTGCCCAGAGCAACAATGAGTACCCGGTACTGCCTGGGGCTGAGATCGACTCGTTGGTGGCCAGCTTTGGCACCTTTAAGGAAGATACGATCAACGCTGCCAGCATTGGCCGCGTCACCCCTGATGCCCTAAAGGTAATGGATCGGGCCGGTTGGAAGTAG
- a CDS encoding ABC transporter permease — protein sequence MRLKLLSKSLPGSGFFPLNGWALLTLTLSGLILVPVLTVLLSLFADERQVWEHLADTVLGLYVRNSLVMMAGVAAGVILVGSGTAWLVTMCQFWGRAWLEWMLVLPLAAPTYVLAYAYTDFLQVTGGFQIWLRRVTGWGIGDYWFPNIRSLWGAILLLILTLYPYVYLSARLAFQEQSVACLEVSRSLGYGPWASFFKVALPLARPGIVAGCLLALMETLNDFGTVSYFGVDTFTTGIYRTWTALGNLVAAAQLSALLLLLVLLLITMEQVSRRRARYYRQGFKPTPTRYRLQGIRAVGAWLACGIPIGLGFVVPALILLNMTLRQGELGRRFWSYAQNSFLLSTITAVIAVSVSVVVLYGLRMQGLGRAGSPWGLRLAVQLSSLGYALPGVVIAVGVLIPLGWLDQLLSYLRQVVLQQPPGLVISGTLTALVFGYLVRFLAVSLATVEATLLRIPPSLDEAARSLGQGSLGTLWRVHLPLMSGGLLGAMLLVFVDVMKELPATMVLRPFNFDTLAVQTYRLAADERLAEAGAPALAIVLVGILPVVLLNSQMARQRNLGSSGDLL from the coding sequence ATGAGGTTGAAGTTGTTGAGCAAATCTCTGCCGGGAAGTGGCTTCTTTCCTCTGAACGGCTGGGCGCTTCTGACTCTGACCCTCAGCGGTCTCATTCTCGTTCCTGTCCTTACGGTGTTGCTCAGCCTTTTTGCGGACGAGCGGCAGGTTTGGGAGCACCTGGCCGATACGGTCTTGGGGCTTTATGTGCGCAATAGCCTGGTGATGATGGCAGGGGTGGCGGCGGGGGTCATCCTGGTGGGCAGTGGCACTGCCTGGCTGGTGACCATGTGTCAGTTTTGGGGGCGGGCCTGGCTGGAGTGGATGTTGGTGCTGCCCCTGGCGGCCCCCACCTATGTGTTGGCCTACGCCTACACCGATTTTTTGCAGGTAACCGGCGGTTTCCAGATCTGGCTGCGGCGGGTAACAGGTTGGGGGATCGGCGACTACTGGTTCCCTAACATTCGCTCGTTGTGGGGGGCGATCCTGCTGCTGATCCTCACCCTCTATCCCTATGTTTACCTCTCGGCCCGGCTGGCCTTTCAGGAGCAATCGGTGGCCTGCTTAGAGGTAAGCCGCTCCTTGGGCTACGGGCCTTGGGCCAGCTTTTTCAAGGTGGCTTTGCCGCTGGCCCGACCGGGGATCGTGGCCGGCTGTCTGCTGGCCTTGATGGAAACCCTCAACGATTTCGGCACCGTCAGCTATTTCGGGGTAGATACCTTTACAACCGGCATCTACCGCACCTGGACGGCCCTGGGCAATCTGGTGGCGGCGGCTCAGCTTTCGGCGCTGCTGTTGCTGCTGGTGTTGCTGCTGATAACGATGGAGCAGGTCTCCCGCCGGCGGGCGCGCTACTATCGCCAAGGGTTCAAACCCACCCCAACCCGTTACCGCCTACAAGGGATCCGGGCGGTGGGGGCTTGGCTAGCCTGTGGGATCCCGATTGGGCTGGGCTTCGTCGTGCCGGCCTTGATTCTGCTCAATATGACCCTGCGCCAGGGGGAGCTGGGTCGCCGCTTTTGGAGCTACGCCCAGAACAGCTTTCTGCTATCGACCATCACGGCTGTCATTGCCGTTTCCGTGTCGGTGGTGGTGCTGTACGGGCTGCGCATGCAGGGGCTAGGACGGGCGGGATCCCCGTGGGGCCTGCGGCTGGCAGTGCAGTTGTCTTCTCTGGGCTATGCGCTGCCTGGGGTGGTGATTGCAGTGGGGGTTCTGATTCCCCTAGGGTGGTTGGATCAACTGCTGAGCTACCTGCGGCAGGTGGTGCTGCAACAGCCACCTGGCCTGGTGATCAGTGGCACCCTCACGGCTTTGGTGTTCGGCTACCTGGTGCGGTTTTTGGCCGTTTCTTTGGCCACCGTTGAGGCCACGCTGCTGCGCATTCCCCCCAGTTTGGATGAGGCAGCCCGCAGCCTGGGACAGGGATCCCTGGGTACCCTCTGGCGGGTGCATTTGCCCTTGATGAGCGGTGGCCTCTTGGGGGCCATGCTGCTGGTATTTGTGGATGTGATGAAGGAGCTGCCGGCCACGATGGTGCTGCGGCCCTTCAACTTCGACACCTTGGCGGTGCAAACCTACCGCTTGGCAGCCGATGAGCGTCTCGCGGAGGCAGGGGCACCGGCTTTGGCCATTGTCTTAGTGGGGATTTTGCCGGTGGTTCTGCTCAACTCCCAGATGGCGCGGCAACGCAACCTCGGCTCCTCAGGGGATCTCCTTTGA
- a CDS encoding F0F1 ATP synthase subunit gamma produces the protein MANLKRIRDRIKAVKNTRKITEAMRLVAAARVRRAQEQVMATRPFADRLAQVFYRLQTRLRLEDVNLPLLKQRPIQTVGLLVVAGDRGLCGAYNANVIKRTEERVRELQETGQQVQLYLVGRKAVQYFQRRSAPIAKTYVNLSQIPTAAEAAQIGDQLLAAFLSEKVDKVELLYTRFVSLISSRPVVQSLLPLDPSRLATQDDEIFRLLVRGGEFTVERSKVIAAVSAPPQDMIFEQDPVQILDALLPLYLNNQLLRALQEAAASELAARMTAMNNASDNASELIRTLGLAYNKARQAAITQEILEVVAGAEAL, from the coding sequence ATGGCAAACCTCAAGCGCATCCGCGATCGCATCAAGGCGGTGAAAAACACCCGCAAAATTACCGAGGCCATGCGGCTGGTGGCAGCAGCTCGGGTGCGGCGCGCCCAAGAGCAAGTGATGGCCACCCGTCCCTTTGCCGACCGACTGGCCCAGGTTTTCTATCGGCTGCAGACGCGGCTGCGACTGGAGGATGTCAACTTGCCTCTGCTGAAGCAGCGGCCCATCCAGACGGTGGGGCTGTTGGTGGTGGCCGGGGATCGGGGCTTATGCGGAGCCTACAACGCCAACGTGATTAAGCGCACCGAGGAGCGGGTTCGCGAGCTGCAGGAGACAGGGCAGCAGGTGCAGCTTTACCTGGTGGGCCGCAAGGCGGTGCAGTATTTCCAGCGGCGCTCCGCTCCCATCGCCAAGACCTACGTGAATTTGTCGCAGATCCCCACGGCGGCTGAGGCTGCCCAGATTGGGGATCAGCTCCTGGCGGCCTTCTTGTCGGAGAAGGTGGACAAGGTAGAGCTGCTCTACACCCGCTTTGTCTCTTTGATCAGCTCCCGTCCGGTGGTGCAATCCCTGTTGCCCCTCGATCCGTCGCGGTTGGCCACTCAAGACGATGAAATTTTTCGTCTTTTGGTGCGGGGCGGAGAGTTTACTGTCGAGCGCAGCAAAGTCATCGCAGCGGTCTCGGCCCCACCTCAGGACATGATCTTTGAGCAGGATCCCGTGCAGATTTTGGATGCACTGCTGCCGCTGTACCTGAACAACCAGTTGCTACGGGCCTTGCAGGAGGCGGCGGCCAGCGAATTGGCAGCTCGCATGACGGCCATGAACAACGCCAGCGACAATGCCAGCGAGCTCATTCGCACGCTGGGTCTTGCCTACAACAAAGCTCGCCAGGCGGCTATTACCCAGGAGATCCTGGAGGTGGTGGCCGGAGCGGAGGCCTTGTAG
- the atpA gene encoding F0F1 ATP synthase subunit alpha — MPTIRPDEISTIIKQQIEQYNQEMQVSNVGTVLQVGDGIARIYGLDKVMASELLEFEDGTTGIALNLEEDNIGAVLIGSGRNIQEGSTVKSTGKIASIPVGEALLGRVVDPLCNPLDGKGPIQCTESRLIESPAPGIVDRRSVYEPLQTGITAIDALIPIGRGQRELIIGDRQTGKTTVAVDTILNQKGQDVICIYVAIGQKQSTIAQVVGILTERGAMDYSIVVAAGADSPAPLQWLAPYCGATIAEYFMYQGKHTLVVYDDLSKQAVAYRQMSLLLRRPPGREAYPGDVFYLHSRLLERAAKLSSQLGEGSMTALPIVETQANDVSAYIPTNVISITDGQIFLESDLFNAGIRPAINVGISVSRVGSAAQTKAMKKVAGSIKVELAQYRDLEAFAQFASDLDEATQKQLARGQRLQELLKQPQYSPLSLDQQVAIIYAGTRGYLDDIPVEKVSSFKQGLLAYLGTTHPKYGEIVLSTKQLTDEAEEILKTAITEFKQSFVAKAA, encoded by the coding sequence ATGCCTACCATTCGCCCAGACGAGATTAGCACCATCATCAAACAGCAGATCGAGCAGTACAACCAGGAAATGCAGGTCTCCAACGTGGGGACAGTTCTGCAGGTGGGGGATGGCATTGCCCGCATCTACGGTTTGGATAAGGTGATGGCCAGCGAGCTGCTGGAATTTGAGGATGGCACCACCGGTATTGCCCTCAACCTGGAAGAAGACAACATCGGTGCCGTGCTGATCGGCTCCGGGCGAAATATCCAGGAGGGATCCACCGTCAAATCTACGGGCAAAATCGCCAGCATCCCCGTGGGGGAAGCCCTCTTGGGCCGCGTGGTGGATCCCCTGTGCAACCCCCTCGACGGCAAAGGCCCGATCCAGTGTACGGAGTCTCGCCTGATCGAATCTCCGGCACCTGGCATTGTCGATCGCCGCTCTGTGTACGAGCCCCTGCAAACCGGCATTACCGCCATCGATGCCCTGATCCCCATCGGGCGGGGGCAGCGGGAACTGATCATCGGCGACCGCCAAACCGGCAAGACCACCGTTGCGGTGGACACGATCCTGAACCAAAAAGGGCAGGATGTGATCTGCATTTACGTGGCCATTGGTCAGAAGCAGAGCACCATCGCCCAGGTGGTGGGCATCCTGACCGAGCGAGGGGCTATGGACTACAGCATTGTGGTGGCTGCCGGCGCCGATAGCCCGGCCCCGTTGCAGTGGCTGGCCCCCTACTGTGGCGCCACCATTGCTGAATACTTCATGTACCAGGGCAAACACACCCTGGTGGTCTATGACGACCTCTCCAAGCAGGCGGTGGCTTATCGGCAAATGTCGCTGCTGCTGCGCCGTCCACCCGGTCGGGAAGCTTATCCTGGGGATGTGTTCTACCTGCACTCGCGGCTATTGGAGCGAGCCGCCAAGCTGAGCAGCCAACTGGGAGAGGGATCCATGACGGCGCTGCCGATCGTGGAAACCCAGGCCAATGACGTGTCGGCCTACATTCCCACCAATGTTATCTCCATCACCGATGGGCAGATCTTCTTGGAATCGGATCTGTTCAACGCTGGCATCCGCCCGGCCATCAACGTCGGGATTTCCGTCAGCCGCGTCGGCTCGGCAGCTCAGACCAAGGCGATGAAAAAGGTGGCTGGCTCCATCAAGGTGGAACTGGCGCAATACCGCGATCTGGAGGCCTTTGCCCAATTTGCCTCTGACCTGGATGAGGCTACCCAAAAGCAACTGGCCCGCGGCCAACGGCTGCAGGAGTTGCTGAAGCAGCCACAGTACTCTCCCCTGTCTCTGGATCAGCAGGTGGCCATTATCTATGCGGGGACGCGAGGCTATTTGGATGACATTCCGGTGGAGAAGGTCTCCAGCTTCAAACAGGGCCTTTTGGCTTACCTGGGCACCACCCATCCCAAGTACGGCGAGATCGTCCTCTCCACCAAGCAGCTCACCGACGAGGCAGAAGAAATCTTGAAAACGGCCATCACAGAGTTCAAGCAGAGCTTCGTGGCCAAGGCGGCCTAG
- the atpH gene encoding ATP synthase F1 subunit delta encodes MISSTMAEKVVDPYAEALIALGSGQGLLDTFAADMRFIAEVLRATPELGQFLANPVIKAEAKKNLLQQVFADQIHPLLLNALKLLTDRRRIMFLGTVCRRFLDLQRKLQNIVLAEVTTAIPLTEAQQQSIRERVMDFTQASGVELQATQDPELLGGVVIKIGSQVIDLSLRGQLRRLALQLA; translated from the coding sequence ATGATCAGCAGCACAATGGCTGAGAAGGTGGTGGATCCCTATGCCGAGGCTCTCATTGCTCTTGGGTCAGGCCAGGGATTGCTGGACACTTTTGCCGCCGATATGCGCTTTATTGCCGAGGTTTTGCGGGCTACGCCGGAGCTGGGCCAGTTTCTCGCCAACCCGGTGATCAAGGCCGAGGCCAAAAAGAACCTGCTGCAGCAAGTATTTGCCGATCAGATCCACCCTCTGCTGCTGAATGCGCTGAAGTTGTTGACCGACCGCCGCCGTATCATGTTTCTCGGGACTGTTTGCCGGCGCTTTTTGGATCTGCAGCGGAAGCTCCAGAACATCGTCCTGGCCGAGGTGACGACGGCGATACCCTTGACGGAAGCTCAGCAGCAGTCAATTCGCGAGCGGGTGATGGACTTCACCCAGGCCAGCGGTGTGGAGTTGCAAGCCACTCAGGATCCGGAGCTGCTGGGAGGGGTGGTCATCAAGATTGGATCCCAGGTGATCGACCTCAGCTTGCGTGGACAGTTGCGCCGGCTGGCCTTGCAGTTGGCCTAA
- a CDS encoding F0F1 ATP synthase subunit B produces MPVWSWVAGWILAVAETTELLPEAKAGEGDLLAKILESNLINIAIILTLLFILGRKVVGEALAKRREGILEELRQAEQRKREAIERLAEEQQKLAQAQQEAERIRKQAEANAEARRQELLEQAEREVERLRANAEKELSSEQERVFQELRRQIVRQALSKVEQELPQHLNEEVHRSLIEKGIQMIAR; encoded by the coding sequence ATGCCTGTGTGGAGTTGGGTGGCCGGTTGGATCTTGGCTGTGGCCGAGACCACGGAGCTACTCCCAGAAGCCAAGGCAGGAGAGGGGGATCTCTTGGCCAAGATTCTCGAGAGCAACCTGATCAACATCGCGATCATTCTCACCTTGCTGTTTATCTTGGGTCGCAAAGTGGTGGGAGAAGCCCTGGCCAAGCGGCGGGAGGGGATCCTAGAAGAACTGCGGCAAGCGGAGCAGCGCAAGCGGGAAGCCATCGAGAGGCTGGCGGAGGAGCAGCAAAAGCTGGCCCAGGCTCAGCAGGAGGCTGAACGTATCCGCAAGCAGGCGGAAGCCAACGCCGAAGCCCGTCGGCAAGAGTTGTTGGAGCAGGCGGAGCGGGAAGTGGAGCGGCTGCGGGCCAATGCTGAGAAAGAGTTGTCCAGCGAGCAGGAGCGGGTTTTTCAGGAGTTGCGTCGGCAGATCGTTCGCCAAGCCCTGAGCAAGGTGGAGCAGGAGTTGCCGCAGCACCTCAACGAAGAGGTTCACCGCAGCCTGATCGAGAAAGGGATCCAAATGATTGCCCGCTAA
- a CDS encoding F0F1 ATP synthase subunit B' has protein sequence MFFPTLLAVEAAEKGGLFDLDATLPLIAIQFLLLVAVLNSLFYEPVTRAIDSRNDYIRTTQAEAQERLDKAVSLTRQYESEISQARLQAQQVIAEAEAAAARIRSEKLAAVQAEIQQKLEAARLQVEQEKQAALEQLQQQVDAIAAQITQKLLGSAR, from the coding sequence ATGTTCTTTCCAACCTTGTTGGCTGTTGAAGCGGCTGAAAAAGGTGGTCTTTTCGATCTGGATGCCACCCTGCCCCTGATTGCCATTCAGTTTTTGCTGTTGGTGGCAGTGCTCAACTCCCTCTTCTATGAGCCGGTTACGCGGGCTATCGACAGCCGCAACGACTACATCCGCACCACTCAAGCGGAAGCCCAAGAGCGGTTGGACAAGGCGGTGTCGTTGACCCGACAGTATGAGTCTGAGATCAGCCAGGCCCGCTTGCAAGCCCAGCAGGTGATCGCTGAGGCAGAGGCTGCAGCTGCTCGCATTCGTTCCGAGAAACTGGCTGCCGTGCAGGCAGAGATCCAGCAGAAGCTGGAGGCGGCGCGGCTACAGGTCGAGCAAGAGAAGCAGGCAGCCCTCGAACAGCTGCAGCAGCAGGTGGATGCCATTGCCGCCCAGATTACCCAGAAACTGTTGGGCAGTGCTCGTTAG
- the atpE gene encoding ATP synthase F0 subunit C: MDPLTSAASVLSAALAIGLGSLGPGLGQGNAAAAAMEGLARQPEAEDKIRGNLLVSLAFMEALTIYGLVVALVLLFANPFA, from the coding sequence ATGGATCCGTTAACCTCTGCTGCTTCTGTTTTGTCTGCTGCTCTGGCCATTGGCCTGGGATCCCTGGGTCCCGGTCTGGGTCAGGGGAATGCTGCCGCTGCCGCCATGGAGGGGCTGGCCCGTCAGCCCGAAGCGGAAGATAAGATCCGCGGCAACTTGCTGGTCAGCTTGGCTTTCATGGAAGCTTTGACCATCTACGGCTTGGTGGTGGCGCTGGTGCTTTTGTTCGCCAACCCCTTTGCTTAA